One stretch of Riemerella columbina DNA includes these proteins:
- the recQ gene encoding DNA helicase RecQ, whose product MTTKKSNNLTTELKKHFGFSSFKGQQEAIVNALLEGQDVFVLMPTGGGKSLCYQLPALISEGTAIVVSPLIALMKNQVDAVNGLSSEESVAHVLNSSLNKTQVRQVFDDIQKGKTKLLYVAPESLIKEEYLEFLKSVKISFVAIDEAHCISEWGHDFRPEYRNLKSIIEQIAQVPVIALTATATPKVQDDIQKTLGMSDAQVFKESFNRPNLFYEVRPKVDVEKEIVKFINKNKGKSGIIYCLSRKKVEEFAQTLQVNGINALPYHAGLDQKTRIANQDKFLMEDCDVIVATIAFGMGIDKPDVRFVIHYDFPKSLESYYQETGRAGRDGGEGHCLAFYDPKDIEKLEKFLAQKSVSEKEIGLQLLNEVIGYAETSMSRRQYILYYFGETFDPINGAGAKMDDNSLNPPTLKDVTPDFKMLLNLIKNLEEKFKTKDIIAVLMGKETPVTKSYKLEKSDFFGKGKSQTDNYWKSIIRQATVRGFIVKDIETYGILKLSDTAKAILDGTNKEPFLIAEDREYNLAQTKAESDQMNVQAGNALDRVLFSQLKDLRKKVAQKHGIPPYTVFMDPSLEDMTVQYPITIEEIAKVHGVGEGKARKFGKEFAVYIKNYVEENDIERPDDMVLKKVANKSSHKVFIIQNTDKKIDLEDIANAKNLSMEELISEMESIVYQGTKLNIDYYIDENFDEDLVEDFMEFMNESESDSMKVLLAEFGDELTDDEVRLLRIKFISDVAN is encoded by the coding sequence ATGACTACGAAAAAAAGTAATAATTTAACCACGGAACTAAAAAAACATTTTGGCTTTTCCTCTTTTAAAGGTCAGCAAGAAGCTATTGTTAATGCTCTCTTAGAGGGGCAAGATGTCTTTGTACTTATGCCAACAGGCGGGGGCAAATCATTGTGTTACCAGCTGCCAGCGCTAATTTCTGAGGGCACTGCCATTGTGGTTTCGCCGCTGATTGCATTGATGAAAAACCAAGTGGATGCCGTGAATGGGCTTTCTTCTGAAGAAAGTGTGGCGCATGTGCTCAACTCCTCGTTGAATAAAACGCAGGTAAGGCAGGTGTTTGATGATATTCAAAAAGGAAAAACCAAACTTCTCTATGTGGCGCCAGAGTCTTTAATAAAAGAAGAATATTTGGAGTTTCTGAAATCGGTTAAAATTTCGTTCGTAGCCATAGATGAGGCGCATTGTATCTCGGAATGGGGACACGATTTCCGCCCAGAATACAGAAATTTAAAAAGTATTATTGAACAAATAGCACAAGTGCCAGTGATTGCGCTAACGGCTACAGCAACGCCAAAGGTGCAAGATGACATCCAAAAAACTTTGGGAATGAGTGATGCACAGGTGTTTAAAGAGAGTTTTAATCGCCCTAATTTATTCTACGAAGTACGCCCCAAAGTGGATGTGGAAAAGGAAATTGTTAAATTTATCAATAAAAACAAGGGCAAATCTGGAATTATCTACTGTCTGAGTCGAAAAAAAGTAGAAGAATTTGCCCAAACGCTACAAGTGAACGGCATCAACGCATTGCCTTACCACGCGGGTTTAGACCAAAAAACGAGAATTGCCAATCAGGATAAATTTTTGATGGAAGATTGTGATGTGATTGTGGCAACGATTGCTTTCGGAATGGGGATTGACAAGCCCGATGTTCGTTTTGTGATTCATTACGATTTCCCAAAATCTTTAGAAAGTTATTATCAAGAAACAGGTCGTGCAGGTCGAGATGGCGGCGAGGGGCATTGTTTGGCATTTTACGACCCTAAGGATATTGAAAAATTAGAAAAATTTTTAGCACAAAAATCGGTGTCTGAAAAGGAAATAGGCCTCCAACTCCTCAACGAAGTGATTGGCTATGCCGAAACCTCAATGAGCCGAAGACAGTATATTTTGTATTATTTCGGTGAGACTTTTGACCCTATTAACGGCGCTGGTGCTAAAATGGATGATAATTCCCTCAATCCACCGACTTTAAAAGATGTAACCCCTGATTTTAAAATGCTTCTGAATTTAATTAAAAATTTAGAAGAAAAGTTTAAAACTAAGGATATTATTGCGGTTTTAATGGGTAAAGAGACCCCTGTGACCAAATCTTATAAATTAGAAAAATCTGATTTTTTCGGTAAAGGAAAATCGCAAACGGATAATTATTGGAAATCTATTATCAGGCAGGCAACCGTTAGAGGTTTTATCGTAAAAGATATAGAAACTTACGGTATCCTCAAACTTAGTGATACAGCAAAAGCCATTTTAGATGGTACGAATAAAGAACCTTTTTTAATTGCCGAAGACCGAGAGTATAACTTAGCTCAAACCAAAGCGGAATCGGATCAAATGAATGTGCAGGCGGGCAATGCGTTAGACCGAGTGCTCTTCTCACAACTGAAAGATTTACGGAAAAAAGTGGCACAGAAACACGGCATTCCGCCGTATACGGTTTTTATGGATCCGAGTTTGGAAGATATGACGGTGCAATATCCCATCACTATTGAAGAAATTGCCAAGGTGCATGGCGTAGGCGAGGGAAAAGCCCGAAAATTTGGGAAAGAATTTGCGGTATATATCAAAAACTATGTGGAGGAAAACGATATAGAGCGCCCTGATGATATGGTGCTGAAAAAAGTCGCGAATAAATCCAGCCACAAGGTGTTTATCATCCAAAATACGGATAAAAAAATAGATTTAGAAGACATTGCCAATGCTAAAAACCTGAGTATGGAGGAACTGATTTCTGAAATGGAAAGCATTGTTTATCAAGGAACTAAACTCAATATAGATTATTATATTGATGAGAATTTTGATGAAGATTTGGTGGAGGATTTTATGGAGTTTATGAACGAATCCGAAAGCGATAGTATGAAAGTGCTTTTAGCGGAATTTGGCGATGAGCTTACCGATGACGAGGTAAGGCTTTTGAGAATCAAGTTCATTAGCGATGTAGCCAATTAG
- a CDS encoding KpsF/GutQ family sugar-phosphate isomerase — translation MNHPNHHSAYGEHLIQIGQEAISIEIQALEALKQRLNQDFVKAVEMIHQASGKLIVVGIGKSAHVGNKIVATLNSTGTPAQFLHAAEAIHGDLGVIQKNDVVLCISNSGNSPEIVNLAPYLKKYASGLIGVTGNLQSKLAEHSDVVLNTYVAKEACPNQLAPTSSTTVQMALGDALAIALMEINDFKDTDFAKFHPGGSLGKNLTATVAQFLSPQKPQVSENASIKEVIISISASMHGVTVVTEQGQIKGIITDGDLRRMLMESTDISQKKAQDIMSKNPKTVDKNALAKEAMKILKTYNIGQLVVTEEGEYFGIIDLHTLLDEGIS, via the coding sequence ATGAACCACCCCAATCATCATTCCGCTTATGGTGAGCACCTCATTCAAATCGGTCAGGAAGCCATCAGCATAGAAATACAAGCTTTAGAAGCCTTAAAACAGAGACTTAATCAAGATTTTGTGAAAGCCGTGGAGATGATCCATCAAGCATCTGGAAAGCTCATTGTTGTGGGCATTGGAAAATCGGCGCATGTGGGTAACAAAATTGTGGCAACCCTTAATTCTACAGGAACGCCAGCCCAATTTCTACACGCAGCCGAGGCCATCCATGGCGATTTAGGCGTGATACAGAAAAACGATGTTGTCCTCTGTATTTCCAACTCTGGAAACTCACCAGAAATTGTTAATCTGGCGCCTTATCTTAAAAAATATGCCTCGGGGTTGATTGGTGTTACGGGCAATTTGCAGTCTAAATTAGCAGAACATTCTGATGTGGTGCTCAATACTTATGTGGCGAAAGAAGCCTGCCCTAATCAACTGGCGCCCACCAGCTCTACCACGGTTCAGATGGCTCTGGGCGATGCTTTAGCGATTGCTTTAATGGAAATTAACGATTTTAAAGACACCGATTTTGCAAAATTCCACCCTGGGGGAAGTTTAGGCAAAAATCTCACGGCTACCGTCGCTCAATTTTTGTCCCCACAGAAGCCTCAAGTCTCGGAAAATGCAAGTATTAAGGAAGTGATTATTTCCATTAGTGCCTCTATGCACGGCGTAACGGTGGTAACGGAGCAAGGACAAATCAAGGGCATCATTACCGATGGCGATTTGCGAAGAATGCTGATGGAAAGCACGGATATTTCGCAAAAAAAAGCCCAAGATATTATGAGTAAAAACCCAAAAACGGTGGATAAAAACGCTTTGGCTAAAGAAGCGATGAAGATTTTAAAAACCTACAACATCGGGCAGTTGGTTGTAACCGAAGAGGGGGAATATTTTGGAATTATAGATTTGCATACCCTTTTAGACGAAGGAATATCGTAA
- the tatC gene encoding twin-arginine translocase subunit TatC produces MSFLAHIGELRGHLVRSIIAIVVGGLIIGININWVMDHIIFGPTRPDFLTFRAVNYLSRMVTGENAISMPKEFPIQVRKLFEQFNMMMAISIVGGIIIAFPYIVWEIWRFIRPALKPEERKNSIFIINGTWVLFILGALSGYFLVMPFVINFGYFFSISDFVRVDIDLASYVTILLQMVVGMAVIFLFPMVVYILTSLEILTPQFLKTYRRHAIVLIMIIAAILTPADIISMIAAALPLLVLYELCILMSVVVYKRIEKSSTLPTKEN; encoded by the coding sequence ATGTCGTTTCTTGCCCATATTGGGGAGCTTAGAGGGCATTTGGTGCGTTCTATTATCGCTATTGTGGTGGGCGGTTTAATCATTGGTATCAATATTAATTGGGTGATGGATCACATTATTTTTGGTCCTACCCGCCCAGATTTTTTGACTTTTAGAGCGGTAAATTATCTTTCAAGAATGGTGACTGGCGAAAATGCCATCTCTATGCCGAAAGAATTCCCTATCCAAGTGCGGAAATTGTTTGAGCAATTTAATATGATGATGGCGATTTCCATTGTTGGGGGGATTATCATTGCTTTTCCTTATATTGTATGGGAAATTTGGCGCTTTATCCGCCCTGCCCTGAAGCCCGAGGAGCGTAAAAATTCTATTTTTATCATCAATGGAACTTGGGTGCTTTTTATTTTGGGTGCCCTTTCTGGTTATTTTTTGGTGATGCCTTTCGTGATTAACTTTGGTTACTTTTTTAGCATTTCGGATTTCGTAAGGGTTGATATAGATTTAGCCAGTTATGTTACTATTTTGCTCCAAATGGTAGTTGGTATGGCTGTTATTTTCCTTTTTCCTATGGTAGTTTATATTTTGACCTCTTTGGAAATTCTAACGCCTCAGTTTCTGAAAACCTACCGCCGCCACGCCATTGTTTTGATTATGATTATTGCGGCGATCCTCACTCCTGCCGATATTATCAGTATGATTGCGGCGGCGCTGCCCCTCTTGGTGCTTTATGAATTGTGCATCCTGATGTCTGTGGTGGTTTATAAGCGAATAGAAAAAAGTTCTACGCTCCCAACGAAGGAAAATTAA
- a CDS encoding LysR substrate-binding domain-containing protein: protein MYLGSTESIKHYLQHSSCLAFLSVSSIQKELSEGSLSLLNIADFSLKRKFYAVYPHGELGGLSEKCLHFLQNRIEESRER from the coding sequence ATCTATCTCGGTAGTACGGAGAGTATTAAGCATTATTTGCAACATTCCTCGTGCTTGGCGTTTCTGTCTGTGTCTTCCATTCAAAAAGAGCTTTCAGAAGGCAGTTTGAGCCTCCTCAACATTGCTGATTTCAGCCTCAAAAGAAAATTTTATGCCGTTTATCCCCACGGCGAACTCGGCGGACTCAGTGAGAAATGTCTTCATTTCCTACAAAATAGGATAGAGGAGTCAAGAGAACGCTAA
- a CDS encoding deoxyguanosinetriphosphate triphosphohydrolase, which translates to MMLNQLFTNQRTGNHTPTQVSRNDFQRDFDRIIFSSAFRRLQNKTQVFPLPGSVFVHNRLTHSLEVSSVGRSLGSLVGAYISTHFAGELSEEATHFYQHQLSEVIAAACLCHDIGNPAFGHSGEDAIASYFEKNEAELKPQFTEKEWADFVNFEGNANAIRILTNQQNGKDAGGTQLTFTTLASIAKYPCESIAKDKSIIYKKKFGFFQNEKSTFQHIARQTAMQQDTHEPLSYKRHPFVWLVEAADDICYNIIDMEDAHRLGIVATADCKNLFYDLIKSVEGNTKRVDEKLQTISNANEQISYLRAKVINALVTKAVQLYQENSQVIFEGTLQKSLLGIYKRDNRSLQDIEQFSIEKIYNHKAVVEIENAGYNVMYELLHHLIPPMLKPHSQRKKYDEKALQLIPQQFKYETDSVYQKVLGVLDFVSGMTDNYATDIYRKIKGIDIGMTM; encoded by the coding sequence ATGATGCTCAATCAGCTTTTTACCAACCAAAGAACAGGAAATCACACCCCCACTCAGGTCTCTCGCAATGATTTTCAGCGGGATTTTGACCGAATTATTTTCTCCTCTGCTTTCAGAAGATTGCAGAATAAAACCCAAGTTTTCCCTTTGCCAGGCAGTGTTTTTGTGCATAATCGGCTCACGCACTCGTTGGAGGTTTCCTCTGTGGGGCGCAGTTTGGGCAGTTTGGTGGGGGCGTATATCTCTACCCATTTCGCTGGAGAATTGTCCGAAGAAGCCACCCATTTTTACCAACATCAGTTGAGCGAGGTTATTGCGGCAGCGTGTCTGTGCCACGATATTGGCAATCCTGCCTTTGGACATTCGGGAGAAGATGCCATCGCCAGTTATTTTGAAAAAAATGAAGCCGAACTCAAACCTCAATTTACCGAAAAAGAATGGGCGGACTTTGTTAATTTTGAAGGCAATGCCAATGCCATTAGGATTTTAACCAATCAACAAAATGGCAAAGACGCTGGCGGTACACAGCTGACTTTCACCACATTGGCAAGCATCGCCAAATACCCTTGCGAGTCCATTGCGAAGGATAAAAGCATCATTTATAAAAAGAAATTCGGCTTTTTTCAGAACGAAAAATCCACCTTTCAGCACATTGCTCGCCAGACCGCTATGCAACAGGACACCCACGAACCACTCAGCTACAAACGCCATCCTTTCGTGTGGTTGGTAGAGGCGGCGGACGATATTTGCTACAATATTATAGATATGGAAGATGCCCATCGGCTGGGGATTGTCGCCACGGCGGACTGCAAAAATCTCTTCTACGACCTGATTAAATCCGTGGAGGGCAATACCAAAAGGGTAGATGAAAAACTGCAAACCATTTCTAACGCCAATGAGCAAATTTCCTACCTCCGTGCCAAGGTGATTAACGCATTGGTCACCAAAGCCGTGCAATTGTACCAAGAGAATAGCCAAGTCATTTTTGAGGGAACGCTACAGAAATCGTTATTGGGAATTTACAAGCGTGATAACCGATCTTTGCAGGATATAGAGCAATTTTCCATCGAGAAAATCTACAATCACAAAGCCGTGGTGGAGATAGAAAATGCAGGTTATAATGTGATGTATGAACTGTTGCACCATTTAATTCCACCGATGCTAAAACCTCATTCCCAACGGAAAAAATACGATGAAAAAGCCCTCCAACTCATTCCGCAACAGTTTAAGTACGAGACCGATAGCGTCTATCAGAAAGTTTTGGGCGTGTTGGATTTCGTGAGTGGGATGACGGACAATTATGCCACCGATATTTATAGAAAAATCAAAGGAATAGACATCGGAATGACAATGTAG
- a CDS encoding peptidylprolyl isomerase, which translates to MIKTLIKSWVLCLGISHFSAQTKVIIETNKGNIELDLYEDKAPKTVANFLRYVDEKTYDGTSFYRVVRLDNQPNSPIPIEVIQGGVQNDILNLHSPIEIETTQQTGLTHRVGAISMARLSPNSATTEFFIVVHQNQPQLDFGGKRNPDGYGFAVFGQVVKGMDVVEEIQKGETVMWENYGQKQLLKAPVQIISIRRKE; encoded by the coding sequence ATGATAAAAACACTAATTAAAAGTTGGGTTTTGTGCCTTGGGATAAGCCATTTTTCTGCACAAACTAAAGTGATTATAGAGACCAATAAAGGCAATATAGAGTTAGATTTATACGAAGATAAAGCCCCTAAAACCGTGGCTAATTTTCTCCGTTATGTAGATGAAAAAACTTACGATGGCACTTCGTTTTACCGCGTGGTTCGGTTGGACAATCAACCCAATAGCCCCATTCCAATAGAGGTTATACAAGGCGGCGTGCAGAACGATATCCTTAATTTACATTCCCCGATAGAGATAGAAACCACGCAACAAACGGGGCTCACCCATAGAGTGGGCGCTATTTCTATGGCAAGGCTCTCGCCCAATTCTGCCACTACGGAATTTTTTATTGTGGTGCATCAGAACCAGCCGCAGTTAGACTTTGGTGGCAAGAGAAACCCTGATGGTTATGGCTTTGCGGTGTTTGGGCAGGTGGTTAAAGGAATGGATGTGGTGGAAGAAATCCAAAAAGGCGAAACCGTTATGTGGGAAAATTATGGACAAAAACAACTGCTTAAAGCGCCAGTACAGATTATTTCCATCCGTAGAAAAGAATAA
- the fsa gene encoding fructose-6-phosphate aldolase → MKFFIDTANLEQIKEAKDLGILDGVTTNPSLMAKEGIQGKEAILKHYKTICELVDGDISAEVLSTTYEEMIREGEELAAIHPNIVVKIPMIKDGVKALKYFSDRGIKTNCTLIFSAGQALLAAKAGATYVSPFLGRLDDISTDGLGLVEEIRVIYDNYMYETQILAASIRNSMHIINCAKIGADVITSPLAPILSLLKHPLTDNGLAQFVADAKKLS, encoded by the coding sequence ATGAAATTTTTTATTGACACAGCCAACTTAGAGCAAATTAAAGAAGCCAAAGATTTGGGCATTTTAGACGGGGTAACCACTAACCCTTCCCTTATGGCAAAGGAAGGCATCCAAGGAAAAGAAGCCATCCTAAAACACTATAAAACCATTTGTGAGTTGGTTGATGGCGACATTTCCGCAGAGGTTCTCTCTACCACTTATGAGGAAATGATTCGTGAAGGGGAAGAACTTGCAGCCATCCACCCAAATATCGTGGTTAAAATCCCGATGATTAAAGATGGCGTGAAAGCCCTTAAATACTTCTCCGACCGAGGTATTAAAACCAACTGCACCCTTATTTTCTCCGCAGGGCAAGCGCTATTAGCCGCCAAAGCGGGTGCCACTTATGTTTCGCCTTTCTTGGGAAGATTAGATGATATTTCTACTGATGGCTTAGGCTTAGTTGAGGAAATTCGTGTCATTTATGACAATTATATGTACGAAACGCAAATTTTAGCCGCTTCTATTAGAAACTCTATGCACATCATCAATTGTGCTAAAATTGGTGCCGATGTGATCACTTCTCCATTAGCGCCTATTTTAAGTTTATTAAAACACCCTTTAACAGATAATGGTTTGGCGCAATTTGTGGCTGATGCTAAAAAATTGAGCTAA
- the lipB gene encoding lipoyl(octanoyl) transferase LipB, which translates to MNKELNKEIKFQDLGLQAYQTAFDTQESLMKSIIDLKLKNRDRTDGLYEKTPNYFLFVEHPHVYTLGKSGDEHNMLINEEQLKKINATFVKTNRGGDITYHGFGQIVGYPILDLDNFKTDIHAYMRSLEEVIIRVIAEYGLKGERSEGETGVWLDVGKPYARKICAMGVKTSKWVTMHGFALNVNTDLKYFEYIIPCGIKDKAVTSMERELERHFSDEDIRVLKEKIKQHFTAVFESNFI; encoded by the coding sequence ATGAATAAGGAACTTAACAAAGAAATCAAATTTCAAGATTTAGGACTTCAAGCCTATCAAACCGCTTTTGATACCCAAGAAAGTTTGATGAAAAGCATCATTGACCTCAAACTAAAAAACCGCGATAGAACTGATGGCTTGTATGAAAAAACACCCAACTATTTCCTATTTGTGGAGCATCCGCATGTGTATACTTTGGGAAAAAGCGGCGATGAACACAATATGCTCATCAACGAAGAGCAACTCAAAAAAATCAATGCTACTTTTGTGAAAACCAATCGTGGTGGGGACATTACTTACCACGGTTTTGGGCAAATTGTGGGCTACCCTATTTTGGATTTGGATAATTTTAAAACCGATATCCACGCCTATATGCGCAGTTTAGAGGAGGTGATCATCCGCGTGATTGCGGAATATGGGCTTAAAGGCGAGCGCTCCGAAGGCGAAACTGGCGTATGGCTGGATGTTGGAAAACCCTACGCTCGGAAAATCTGCGCTATGGGCGTAAAAACTTCTAAATGGGTGACTATGCACGGCTTTGCCCTCAATGTTAATACCGATTTAAAATACTTTGAATACATCATTCCGTGTGGTATTAAGGATAAAGCGGTTACCTCTATGGAACGGGAGCTGGAGCGGCATTTTTCAGATGAAGACATCCGCGTTTTAAAAGAGAAAATAAAACAGCATTTTACTGCCGTTTTTGAGTCCAATTTTATTTAA
- a CDS encoding dihydrolipoamide acetyltransferase family protein, producing the protein MAEYKLLLPSMGEGVMEATIISWLYNEGDSVSEDDSVVEIATDKVDSDVPTPVSGKIVKILKQKDEIAQVGEPIAILETEAEGTETATPEATSTPIEKAPEPTPEPEVISTLEEPLKVAQPEFSGDLYLSPLVKSIAQEENISEEELKNIHGTGLEGRITKEDILKFVENRTSTKPTSAPKVETPKPATTAPATPISITDGDEIIQMDRVRKIIADSMVRSKQTAPHVSSFIETDVTNVVKWRNKNKNSFQQREGEKLTFMPIFVRAIVKAIQDYPLINVSVDGDKIIKKKNINIGMATAMPDGNLIVPVIKNADQLSLSGLAKAINDLAYRARNKKLRPEDTQGATYTISNIGTFGNLMGTPIIPLPQVAILAVGAIVKKPAVLETPDGDVIAIRQKMFMSHSYDHRVVDGSLGGMFLKAVNDYLENWDLDTDI; encoded by the coding sequence ATGGCAGAATATAAATTATTACTTCCGTCTATGGGAGAAGGCGTTATGGAAGCGACGATTATCTCTTGGCTCTATAACGAAGGCGATAGCGTATCAGAAGATGATAGCGTGGTAGAAATAGCAACCGACAAAGTGGATTCTGATGTGCCCACGCCTGTTTCTGGGAAAATCGTAAAAATCCTTAAGCAAAAAGATGAAATTGCCCAAGTGGGAGAGCCCATCGCGATATTAGAAACCGAAGCTGAAGGTACTGAAACCGCTACCCCTGAGGCAACATCCACACCGATAGAAAAAGCACCAGAACCTACGCCAGAGCCAGAAGTCATCAGTACTTTAGAAGAACCACTAAAAGTGGCTCAACCTGAGTTTTCTGGCGATTTATACCTCTCGCCGTTGGTTAAATCCATTGCTCAAGAGGAAAACATTTCTGAAGAAGAGTTAAAAAACATCCACGGAACAGGCTTAGAAGGGCGAATTACTAAAGAAGATATTTTAAAATTTGTAGAAAATCGGACAAGTACAAAACCGACTTCTGCACCGAAAGTAGAAACGCCAAAACCAGCCACCACAGCACCTGCAACGCCAATCAGCATTACCGATGGCGATGAAATTATCCAAATGGATCGGGTGAGAAAAATCATCGCAGACTCTATGGTTAGGAGCAAGCAAACGGCGCCGCATGTGAGTTCTTTCATAGAAACCGATGTTACCAATGTGGTTAAATGGAGAAATAAAAACAAAAACAGTTTCCAACAGCGCGAAGGCGAAAAACTGACTTTTATGCCTATTTTCGTGCGTGCTATCGTGAAGGCTATTCAAGATTATCCGTTAATCAATGTCTCTGTAGATGGCGATAAAATCATCAAAAAGAAAAATATCAACATCGGAATGGCAACTGCAATGCCTGATGGCAATCTTATTGTCCCTGTGATTAAAAATGCAGATCAACTTTCGCTCAGCGGATTGGCTAAAGCCATCAATGATTTGGCTTACCGTGCCAGAAATAAAAAATTAAGACCCGAAGACACCCAAGGGGCTACTTACACCATTTCTAACATCGGAACTTTTGGAAATTTAATGGGGACGCCTATTATTCCACTGCCGCAGGTGGCTATTCTGGCTGTGGGCGCTATTGTGAAGAAGCCTGCCGTTTTAGAAACGCCTGATGGCGATGTGATTGCGATTAGACAAAAAATGTTTATGAGCCACTCTTATGATCACCGTGTGGTAGATGGTTCTTTGGGCGGAATGTTCCTAAAAGCCGTTAACGATTATCTTGAAAATTGGGACTTAGACACCGATATTTAA
- a CDS encoding type II toxin-antitoxin system RelE/ParE family toxin codes for MERVILWTDTAKKSFDDNITYLLEDWTEKEIENFINKTDAAIENIRYQPYIGKSINGYPEYRSLLVVPQISLVYRVVNNYEVLLITFFNNYQNPYKLKVFLS; via the coding sequence ATGGAACGGGTTATTCTATGGACAGATACCGCCAAAAAATCATTTGATGATAATATTACCTATCTTTTAGAAGACTGGACAGAAAAAGAGATAGAAAATTTTATCAATAAAACCGATGCTGCAATAGAAAATATTCGTTATCAGCCTTATATTGGTAAGTCTATCAATGGATATCCAGAGTATCGGAGCCTACTTGTTGTACCACAGATCAGTTTAGTATATCGTGTAGTCAATAATTATGAAGTTCTTTTAATCACTTTTTTCAATAACTACCAAAATCCTTATAAATTAAAGGTATTTCTCTCGTAA
- a CDS encoding DUF4294 domain-containing protein: MNFRITTSIISLCFGFLVSAQTKDTLTITSLSQYPKEALQKDESGHYYYYDAKQRAKIYEIDGETVVVLDEVKILYKPKFNNQLDKNYYFFLSKKLNRVYPLFLKALEQYQEVEEEMAKFSDKSEKRRFARQKQEELAQQYEAQLRDLTTSEGRIFAKLMSRATGKTVYEIIKELRGGWSAFWWNVKGNIADVDIKEPYDPHRYRHDEFIESLLQSYWNQGYLEPYEGYTSFTKRK, translated from the coding sequence ATGAATTTTAGAATAACCACCTCAATAATTTCTCTTTGTTTTGGATTTTTAGTTTCTGCCCAAACCAAAGATACCCTTACGATAACCTCTTTATCTCAGTATCCTAAAGAGGCATTACAAAAAGATGAATCTGGACATTATTACTATTATGATGCCAAGCAACGGGCTAAAATCTACGAAATAGATGGCGAAACGGTAGTGGTTTTAGATGAAGTAAAAATTCTCTATAAACCGAAGTTTAACAATCAGTTAGATAAAAATTATTACTTTTTTTTAAGTAAAAAACTGAACCGAGTTTATCCTCTATTTTTAAAAGCTTTGGAGCAATACCAAGAGGTAGAGGAGGAAATGGCAAAGTTTTCGGATAAATCAGAAAAGCGCCGCTTTGCAAGGCAAAAGCAAGAGGAGTTGGCACAACAATATGAGGCACAGTTGCGGGATTTAACCACTTCCGAAGGGCGAATATTTGCAAAACTGATGAGCCGCGCCACGGGCAAAACGGTTTACGAAATTATTAAAGAACTTCGTGGCGGTTGGAGTGCTTTTTGGTGGAATGTTAAGGGCAACATCGCAGATGTGGATATTAAAGAACCCTACGACCCACACCGCTACAGACACGATGAATTCATAGAATCTCTACTCCAATCTTATTGGAACCAAGGATATTTAGAACCTTATGAAGGCTACACCAGTTTTACAAAAAGGAAATAA